One Novipirellula galeiformis DNA segment encodes these proteins:
- a CDS encoding pilus assembly FimT family protein, whose amino-acid sequence MIDLRHRSAAIGSTPVGRFRKDAKMRRPMLRCSRSNEAFTLVELLIVLSIFLVLTAVALPTVRSLVSDQKASKMARSITAFFDESRGLAISKGQYVGVRIERLKNTNTFDFGTSASMRLRRLSGVPPYRGDTPGANVTVTVNIGTGKALLEFPINDSFLLTLYGDPNAPIKSGDLIELAGGRTFPLEFQSINATHVVASIDLLGNQASSYSTGDIPTFPLGPRYIANGTGKYAIHRSPVVSSSAPLSLTRGLAIDLNYSGIGVSGNQFAPVTSAVNESIDILFGPDGRVEYASTNGIGGKGPPEGMIYLCLGTSDGVQDSGSLFSTQKGAVANVMDPDSIWIVINPSSGRVFASPFAMISGTPANMAAALTTARSFARLSDTLDKEP is encoded by the coding sequence ATGATTGATCTACGTCATCGCTCCGCAGCGATCGGCTCTACTCCCGTCGGCCGCTTCCGTAAAGACGCCAAGATGCGGCGACCGATGCTTCGTTGTTCGCGAAGCAATGAAGCGTTCACGTTGGTTGAGCTGTTGATTGTACTTTCGATTTTTCTTGTCCTGACGGCCGTGGCGCTGCCTACGGTGCGAAGTTTGGTCAGCGATCAGAAGGCCTCGAAAATGGCCCGTTCGATCACGGCGTTCTTCGATGAAAGTCGAGGGCTCGCAATCTCCAAAGGTCAATACGTTGGCGTGCGAATTGAGCGACTGAAGAATACCAACACCTTTGATTTTGGTACATCGGCTTCGATGCGCCTGCGTCGCCTATCGGGAGTCCCCCCGTACCGAGGCGATACCCCCGGTGCAAACGTGACGGTCACGGTGAACATCGGAACGGGGAAAGCCCTGTTGGAATTTCCTATCAACGATAGTTTTCTGTTGACTCTTTATGGCGATCCAAACGCACCGATTAAGAGTGGAGATCTAATTGAACTCGCCGGTGGAAGAACGTTTCCTCTGGAATTCCAGTCCATTAATGCAACGCACGTGGTCGCGAGTATCGATTTGCTCGGCAATCAAGCGAGCAGCTATTCAACGGGCGACATTCCAACGTTCCCATTGGGGCCTCGTTATATCGCAAATGGAACAGGTAAATACGCGATCCATCGTTCGCCGGTGGTTTCATCATCGGCTCCCTTGTCGTTAACACGCGGGTTGGCGATTGATCTGAACTACTCTGGAATCGGAGTCAGCGGAAATCAATTTGCGCCGGTGACATCCGCAGTCAATGAATCGATCGACATTCTGTTCGGGCCCGATGGACGGGTGGAGTATGCGTCCACAAACGGCATCGGTGGCAAAGGGCCGCCTGAGGGCATGATCTATCTGTGCTTGGGCACATCGGATGGTGTCCAGGATTCCGGATCCTTGTTCTCGACGCAAAAGGGGGCGGTGGCAAATGTGATGGACCCTGACTCGATCTGGATCGTGATCAACCCCAGCTCGGGGCGCGTCTTTGCCTCTCCCTTTGCGATGATCTCAGGCACGCCCGCAAACATGGCGGCGGCGTTGACCACCGCTCGCAGTTTCGCGCGTCTCTCGGACACACTGGATAAAGAACCATGA
- a CDS encoding type II secretion system protein codes for MKTRIRTDQRDASGFTLVEILVVIVILGVMGGMVVSAVSGVTSSARHARTKNIVAVIDSVIQEQYDSYKYRPLAVEVPDLFKATGTNALKSDEIGREVLAREAMRVRLMMVRDLQRMELPERFSDFLNPPVDILAACNPVKIDGTTGVITGTRQDPTSRAPLPVSWRGPDNPKRQIYNNRYVSTATVEHQSAECLYLIMATSFVGGTPAIDAIPTSNIGDTDSDGMPEILDGWGRPLGFVRWPVGYFDPNGNIDTSATDDFDLFRVDFVNTGTSDAVKALDVNTSSGYARESPWPLRPLIVSAGDDAEFGIALDPVGSAGTPLPAFNYVDSSSWNRWPIDAAHMGVESGGRTPPSDYYIFADPYLRRFIAANDPTATGRSGTARRLPGEVLSATDTSEAADNVTNYELQVVK; via the coding sequence ATGAAGACCAGAATTCGAACCGACCAACGCGACGCGAGCGGTTTCACGCTCGTGGAGATTTTGGTCGTGATCGTGATCCTCGGCGTGATGGGCGGGATGGTGGTCTCAGCGGTCAGTGGCGTCACCTCGAGTGCTCGGCACGCGCGGACCAAGAACATCGTCGCCGTGATCGATAGCGTGATCCAAGAACAATACGATTCCTATAAGTACCGACCGTTAGCGGTTGAGGTGCCGGATCTGTTTAAAGCCACGGGCACCAACGCGCTCAAATCGGATGAGATTGGGCGTGAAGTCTTGGCGCGGGAAGCGATGCGGGTGCGGTTGATGATGGTTCGCGATCTGCAACGAATGGAATTGCCCGAGCGTTTTTCGGACTTTCTGAATCCTCCAGTCGACATTCTGGCTGCCTGCAATCCTGTCAAAATTGATGGTACGACCGGAGTAATCACCGGGACTCGCCAGGACCCCACGAGCCGGGCTCCATTGCCGGTTTCGTGGCGTGGGCCGGATAATCCGAAACGACAAATCTACAACAATCGTTACGTCTCAACGGCGACGGTCGAGCACCAAAGCGCGGAGTGTTTGTATTTGATCATGGCGACGAGTTTCGTTGGCGGGACGCCAGCGATTGACGCGATCCCCACTTCGAATATTGGCGATACCGATAGCGATGGGATGCCGGAGATTCTCGATGGTTGGGGACGGCCGCTTGGCTTTGTTCGCTGGCCGGTCGGGTACTTTGATCCAAATGGAAACATCGACACCTCGGCGACGGATGACTTCGACCTGTTTCGCGTCGACTTTGTGAATACCGGGACAAGCGACGCGGTTAAAGCGTTGGATGTGAATACTTCAAGTGGTTACGCACGCGAGTCACCCTGGCCGCTGCGGCCATTGATTGTCTCGGCAGGCGATGATGCTGAATTCGGCATCGCCCTGGATCCCGTCGGCTCAGCGGGGACGCCACTTCCAGCGTTCAATTATGTCGATTCGAGTTCCTGGAATCGATGGCCCATCGACGCTGCCCATATGGGGGTGGAAAGCGGTGGCCGCACGCCGCCGAGCGATTACTACATTTTTGCGGATCCCTACCTGCGTCGTTTCATCGCTGCGAATGATCCTACGGCGACGGGCCGCAGCGGTACGGCGCGACGTTTGCCAGGTGAAGTTTTGTCGGCAACGGATACATCCGAAGCGGCGGACAACGTGACCAACTACGAATTGCAGGTCGTGAAATGA